From Ostrinia nubilalis chromosome 25, ilOstNubi1.1, whole genome shotgun sequence, a single genomic window includes:
- the LOC135084142 gene encoding Na(+)/H(+) exchange regulatory cofactor NHE-RF1 — protein sequence MSANGSAATAPRLCHVRKSPNFDGYGFNLHAEKGKPGQYIGKVDDGSPAEAAGLRRGDRILEVNGHSIAGESHKQVVARIKERAEDAELLVAAPAPGEPLPDLDAPEPAPARASPPPASPPPADPPRLNLHMTAAEMRAQLAAKKKVDPKKVPMDLKSKFDIVKKL from the coding sequence ATGTCCGCGAACGGGTCAGCGGCGACCGCGCCGCGGCTCTGCCACGTGCGGAAATCGCCCAACTTCGACGGGTACGGCTTCAACCTGCACGCCGAGAAGGGCAAGCCGGGCCAGTACATCGGCAAGGTGGACGACGGCTCGCCGGCCGAGGCGGCGGGGCTGCGGCGCGGCGACCGCATCCTGGAGGTGAACGGGCACAGCATCGCCGGCGAGTCGCACAAGCAGGTGGTGGCGCGCATCAAGGAGCGCGCCGAGGACGCCGAGCTGCTGgtggcggcgccggcgccgggcgAGCCGCTGCCCGACCTGGACGCGCCCGAGCCGGCGCCCGCGCGCGCGTCCCCGCCGCCCGCCTCCCCGCCGCCCGCCGACCCGCCGCGGCTCAACCTGCACATGACCGCGGCCGAGATGCGCGCGCAGCTCGCCGCCAAGAAGAAGGTCGACCCCAAGAAAGTCCCCATGGACCTCAAGTCCAAGTTTGACATCGTGAAAAAACTGTGA